One Arcobacter sp. F2176 genomic region harbors:
- a CDS encoding type I polyketide synthase — MENTDTSMDVAIIGMAGKFPGADSIQKLWDNICQSVDVRQEFSDEDLKPFAKDMSQINKSDFVRKGYMIKDVAKFDAKFFNLTPKQAKIMDPQQRLFLETAWQGLENAGYASTDESQHIGVYAGANFNNYIFNVGEHLEMRDIVSYFDAMIANDKDYLTSRVAYHLNLTGPAISIQTSCSSSLAAISIAYLALLDYQCDMAIAGGVGLNIPQERGYRYYKEGGLSKDAACHSFDKDASGVMHGNGLGVVILKRLEDALEDEDNIISVIKGATINNDGSKKVAYFTPSVEGQMDAISETLSVTNIDPQNIHYMEAHGPGTPVGDPIEFKALSQAYDVDSSKHYEKTCALGSIKSHLGHLGAASGVAGLINASLILKNRKIPATMHFKDINPEINIENSPFYINTQLKDMDSTYPESLNAAISSFGIGGTNAHIIIQSAPKIDYKNKSWEDSFYFFPLSAKNEKSLQYQTKQLNEYILENRDLSLADISYTLQQRRQHFNHRRFIIAKNYEDLHKQLMLERIPRNQTLITNDKNKIRSIVFMFPGVGDQYINMGRDLYYQQKVFKDTIDECAHLAQEYLNGIDIREVLYPKNENITQSNKLIQKAEITLTILLSVEYALTKQLEYYGIVPNQMIGHSLGEYCAALVSGVFTLKQALSLVAFRGKLIQSCEPGSMLVINKDTDKLKEILPQSLSLAVINAEQLNMISGPIIEIEKFEIELKNTNISYTKLPGDRAGHSSTLDPILEEFESFIEKMDLQTPSIDFISNVTGDWIKDEEAISAKYWTKHLRQTVEFHKGLSVLIEQENTAFIEIGAGRGLTTIAKRHPKAKRSLSAYASMKSSNKKADDNNVLYELLGSLWLEQYKIEWEALTPKQHCRLLELPTYAFDRQSYWLERTFNEIQPDSTNPKKREDFNTWFYSPSWIKLSENNQNNLDKEKKNYIVFNTHDKALNKTINYLEENDNNVICINYGELYKKIDNQSYIINANEMNDYNKLFNDLMEYFDNSFCIIHGWMISEMDSTLENNIDKFYTSNSQVLGYYSITSLMRVLTQYNLISKTRLVILSSQLYNIIGEEILSPDKSTLIGPCKVIPYEFPELDFIHMDIDTKSLLDDKAFDSFIRDITSNKPHDKYLSLAYRNGIRWKPYYHPLSSELIKNKSEENLNIKNNGIYLITGAFGGIGTVASNWLMEETSNITLILLSRTNLPKKEQLEEYLAKEKDIDICKRIKHIQSLENKGATVLTYSIDVSDENKMHELQKKIYKEVGQVNGIIHAAGVVGGGLIELEESINFHENLNTKVIGTKLLYKLFANNDLDFILLCSSLGSLVGALGQVENTSANSFLDAFSQALSKNPSSTKVMAINWDYWLEVGMILELAARHKQIAGDEISIGILPKEGKKCFSILLNLLNMPNVVISTADIHQLLKLRSEVTHKTLKMFQDANITKENNDERNNLSTQYLAPRNSIEKVLVSLWENRLGIKIGVNDNFFELGGDSMVALPLMADMRDTLHFDLPIQSLFNEQDVASIATFIFENETSPGTTEQIAEVYLQVQNLSNTEVTQALEN, encoded by the coding sequence ATGGAAAATACAGATACGTCTATGGATGTGGCAATAATTGGTATGGCTGGAAAGTTTCCAGGAGCAGATAGTATACAAAAACTTTGGGATAATATATGTCAAAGTGTAGATGTTCGCCAAGAATTTAGTGATGAAGATTTAAAGCCTTTTGCAAAAGATATGAGCCAAATAAATAAAAGTGACTTTGTAAGAAAAGGATATATGATAAAAGATGTAGCTAAATTTGATGCTAAATTTTTTAATCTAACACCTAAACAAGCTAAAATAATGGACCCTCAACAACGATTATTTTTAGAAACTGCATGGCAAGGGCTAGAAAATGCAGGATATGCCTCAACAGATGAATCACAACACATTGGAGTATATGCAGGAGCAAACTTTAATAATTATATTTTTAATGTTGGGGAACACCTTGAAATGAGAGATATTGTTTCTTATTTTGATGCTATGATAGCAAATGATAAAGATTATCTTACATCAAGAGTTGCATATCATTTAAACTTAACAGGTCCTGCAATAAGTATACAAACCTCGTGTTCTAGTTCATTAGCTGCAATCTCAATAGCTTACCTAGCCCTATTAGATTATCAATGTGATATGGCAATTGCGGGAGGGGTTGGATTAAATATTCCTCAAGAAAGAGGTTATAGATATTATAAAGAAGGTGGCTTATCAAAAGATGCTGCGTGCCATTCTTTTGATAAAGATGCTTCTGGAGTAATGCATGGTAATGGCCTTGGTGTAGTTATATTAAAAAGATTAGAAGATGCTTTAGAAGATGAAGATAATATTATCTCCGTAATTAAAGGTGCGACTATAAATAATGATGGTAGTAAAAAAGTAGCTTATTTTACACCAAGTGTTGAAGGTCAAATGGATGCCATTAGTGAGACCCTTTCCGTTACAAACATTGACCCTCAAAATATACACTACATGGAAGCACATGGACCAGGAACACCAGTAGGAGATCCAATAGAGTTTAAAGCATTAAGTCAGGCATATGATGTTGATAGCTCAAAACATTATGAAAAAACATGCGCCTTAGGTTCTATTAAAAGTCACCTTGGACACCTAGGTGCTGCATCAGGAGTTGCAGGACTTATTAATGCATCTTTAATTCTTAAAAATAGAAAAATCCCAGCTACTATGCATTTTAAAGATATAAATCCAGAAATAAATATTGAAAATAGTCCATTTTATATTAATACTCAACTAAAAGATATGGATTCAACATATCCGGAAAGCCTTAATGCAGCTATCAGTTCATTTGGTATAGGAGGAACAAATGCACATATTATCATACAGTCAGCACCAAAAATAGATTATAAAAATAAATCTTGGGAAGATAGTTTTTATTTCTTTCCCCTTAGTGCAAAAAATGAAAAATCATTACAATATCAAACAAAACAATTAAATGAGTATATTTTAGAAAATAGAGATCTTTCATTAGCTGATATTTCATATACTTTACAACAAAGAAGGCAACATTTTAACCATAGACGATTTATTATTGCTAAAAACTATGAAGATTTGCATAAGCAATTAATGTTAGAACGTATACCAAGAAATCAGACACTTATTACAAATGACAAGAATAAAATACGTTCTATAGTGTTTATGTTTCCAGGAGTTGGTGATCAGTATATTAATATGGGCAGAGACTTATATTATCAACAAAAAGTATTTAAAGATACAATTGATGAGTGTGCACATCTAGCACAGGAATATTTAAATGGCATTGATATTCGAGAAGTTTTATATCCAAAAAATGAAAACATAACTCAGTCAAATAAACTTATCCAAAAAGCAGAAATAACATTAACTATTTTATTATCTGTTGAATATGCTTTGACTAAACAATTAGAGTACTATGGAATTGTGCCAAATCAAATGATTGGTCATAGTTTAGGTGAATATTGTGCAGCATTAGTTTCAGGTGTATTTACTTTAAAACAAGCATTATCCTTAGTTGCATTTCGAGGAAAACTTATACAAAGTTGTGAACCAGGATCTATGCTTGTAATAAATAAAGATACAGATAAATTAAAAGAAATTTTACCTCAATCACTATCTTTAGCTGTAATTAATGCAGAACAATTAAATATGATTTCAGGGCCAATTATAGAAATTGAAAAATTTGAAATAGAATTAAAAAATACTAATATTAGTTATACAAAACTGCCAGGAGATAGAGCTGGTCACTCAAGTACTCTTGATCCTATTCTTGAAGAGTTTGAGTCTTTCATCGAGAAGATGGATTTACAAACACCTTCTATTGATTTTATTTCAAATGTAACAGGTGATTGGATAAAAGATGAAGAAGCAATTTCTGCTAAATATTGGACAAAACATTTACGTCAAACAGTTGAATTTCATAAAGGCTTATCTGTATTAATAGAACAAGAGAATACAGCATTTATCGAAATAGGAGCAGGAAGAGGTTTAACAACCATAGCAAAAAGACATCCAAAAGCAAAACGTTCTTTATCTGCATATGCGAGTATGAAAAGTTCTAATAAAAAAGCAGATGATAACAATGTATTGTATGAATTATTAGGTTCACTATGGCTTGAACAATATAAAATAGAATGGGAGGCTTTAACTCCAAAACAACATTGTCGCCTTTTAGAATTACCGACTTATGCTTTTGATAGACAATCATATTGGTTAGAACGAACATTTAATGAAATTCAACCGGATAGTACAAATCCTAAAAAAAGAGAAGATTTCAATACTTGGTTTTATTCTCCTTCTTGGATTAAACTTTCAGAAAATAACCAAAATAATTTAGATAAAGAAAAGAAAAATTATATTGTATTTAACACTCATGATAAAGCTCTTAATAAAACTATTAATTATTTAGAAGAAAATGATAATAATGTTATTTGTATCAACTATGGGGAGTTATACAAAAAAATAGATAATCAGAGCTATATTATAAATGCAAATGAAATGAATGATTATAATAAATTATTTAATGATTTAATGGAATATTTTGATAACTCGTTTTGTATAATTCATGGATGGATGATTAGTGAAATGGATTCTACATTAGAAAATAATATAGATAAATTTTACACTTCAAATTCACAAGTCTTAGGTTACTACAGCATTACTTCATTAATGCGTGTTCTAACACAATATAACCTAATCTCAAAAACTAGACTAGTTATATTATCAAGTCAACTTTATAATATAATAGGTGAAGAAATATTATCACCTGATAAATCAACACTGATTGGTCCTTGTAAAGTTATTCCTTATGAATTTCCAGAATTAGACTTTATACATATGGATATTGATACAAAATCTCTTTTGGATGATAAAGCCTTCGATTCCTTTATTAGAGATATTACAAGCAATAAACCCCATGATAAATATTTATCCCTTGCTTATAGAAATGGTATTCGATGGAAACCATATTACCATCCACTTAGTTCTGAACTTATTAAAAATAAAAGCGAAGAAAACCTTAATATTAAAAATAATGGTATTTACTTAATTACGGGTGCATTTGGAGGAATAGGTACAGTAGCTTCAAATTGGTTAATGGAAGAGACTTCAAATATCACTTTAATTTTACTAAGTAGAACAAACTTACCAAAAAAAGAACAATTGGAAGAATACTTAGCAAAAGAAAAAGATATTGATATTTGTAAGAGAATCAAACATATACAATCATTAGAAAATAAAGGGGCAACTGTTCTCACTTATTCAATTGATGTTAGTGATGAAAATAAAATGCATGAATTGCAGAAAAAAATATATAAAGAAGTGGGACAAGTCAATGGAATCATCCATGCAGCAGGAGTTGTTGGAGGAGGATTAATAGAATTAGAAGAGAGTATTAATTTTCATGAAAACTTAAATACAAAAGTAATTGGAACAAAACTATTATATAAATTATTTGCAAATAATGACTTAGATTTTATTTTATTATGTTCATCACTTGGTTCACTTGTAGGTGCCTTAGGTCAAGTGGAAAACACTTCTGCCAACTCATTTTTAGATGCTTTTTCTCAAGCACTTTCAAAAAACCCTAGCTCAACAAAAGTTATGGCAATCAACTGGGATTATTGGTTAGAAGTGGGAATGATTTTAGAGTTAGCTGCTCGTCACAAACAAATAGCAGGAGATGAAATAAGTATTGGTATTTTGCCTAAAGAAGGTAAAAAGTGTTTCTCAATACTATTAAACCTTTTAAATATGCCAAATGTAGTCATTTCAACAGCAGATATTCACCAACTATTAAAACTACGTTCTGAAGTAACACATAAAACATTAAAAATGTTTCAAGATGCAAATATAACAAAGGAAAATAATGATGAAAGAAACAATCTATCAACTCAATATTTAGCACCAAGAAATTCAATTGAAAAAGTATTAGTTTCATTATGGGAAAATCGATTAGGAATAAAAATTGGAGTAAATGATAACTTTTTTGAGCTAGGGGGTGATTCAATGGTTGCACTTCCACTTATGGCTGATATGAGAGATACTTTACATTTTGATTTACCAATTCAATCATTATTTAATGAACAAGATGTAGCTTCAATTGCTACTTTTATCTTTGAGAATGAAACTTCTCCCGGTACAACAGAACAAATTGCAGAAGTATATTTACAAGTACAAAACTTATCAAATACAGAAGTTACACAAGCTTTAGAAAACTAA
- a CDS encoding non-ribosomal peptide synthetase — protein MTELSKEQRELMAKLLKEKGLSDNPTPKENSITINPDEINRYEPYPLTDIQQSYLLGRSQKFLLGNVASHAYIEMDIENLDISQYEYAWQKIIERHDMLRTIVNQNGSQQTLKDVPKFRVTTHDLTNLPDKKSKEKALLELRDSLSHQILPTDQWPLFNIHVSNIDNTQYKIHWSFDAIISDVYSNFIFQEELYNYYHQSNSSYVPLKLTFRDYVLTLKNQEETSFYENAKNYWLKKIKTLPSAPMLPLKRDLSEIEKPHFKRLKFTMENTQWKIIKQKSKTYGLTTTSVLLTVFSHILHRWSRNPDFTLNMTVFNRPPWHKEMDKIVGDFTITMLLGIDALSGDNKIFKDLAKNIQSKLFTDLEHRLYSGVNVMQQWSKISGNKQIAPIVFTSALTVGDISSKLDADKNQLGQMTYSITQTPQVLLDHQVYEEDGKLIIHWDYVEEAFEKNLLSIMFDSYINALNLLGKDNTSWEEELSIHMPSLQKELRISYNNTKDEELLNLSNKPIYYSFIEQVKKQATATAIVSTNKTLTYEELAYRAYALNIQLQKRGLGVGDNIAIILPKGWQQVVAVLGVLASGASYIPIDNNSPKQRLNKILKDTNCKYVISIEQCYKSLSLTDEIICLFIEDELAKKDPQAVDFWPIKHTNDDIAYIIYTSGSTGMPKGVMMSHNSVMNTVLDINKRFNINKEDSIFGLSALNFDLSVYDIFGTLAAGATLVLPDAKQEKNPQHWQECLKNHPCTVWNSVPALLQIFLEYAPNKTILESFKTVMVSGDKIPLNLVNIVYEKMPNTHLFSLGGATEAAIWSIYYPIKKLTNNFKNIPYGIPLSNQSIHILDENYRPCPDYAVGKLYIGGIGLSKGYFNDKIKTHKHFIQNPHTKEFLYDTGDLGSFNPSNGGYVEFKGREDNQIKLSGFRIELGEIENNLNEHPNINKAIVVLVEDKSLKKSKQVLVAYIVTNKIIDENKIKQYLNDHLPEYMIPRFYITLDEIPLSINGKIDYKHLPKIDILEKYHANYVAPKNKLETTIQNIISEHLSIEKVSVEESLFDLGATSLDVVTIHNQLETKLNINLSILDLFDKPTIRTLCLHIEQKDNQVNNILTQARQKAKTTSRRQRLIQRQNKIGEENEL, from the coding sequence ATGACAGAATTATCAAAAGAACAACGTGAACTAATGGCAAAACTATTAAAAGAGAAAGGACTATCTGATAATCCAACACCTAAAGAAAATAGTATTACTATTAATCCAGATGAAATAAATCGCTATGAGCCCTACCCTTTAACTGATATTCAACAAAGCTATTTATTAGGTCGTAGTCAAAAATTTCTATTAGGTAATGTAGCAAGTCATGCTTATATTGAAATGGATATTGAAAATTTGGATATAAGCCAATATGAATATGCATGGCAAAAAATAATAGAAAGACATGATATGCTTCGTACAATTGTCAATCAAAATGGATCACAACAAACCCTTAAAGATGTTCCAAAGTTTAGAGTAACTACACATGACTTAACAAACTTACCAGACAAAAAAAGTAAAGAAAAGGCATTATTAGAATTAAGAGATTCTTTATCTCATCAAATTCTACCAACAGATCAATGGCCATTATTTAATATTCATGTGAGTAATATTGATAATACTCAATATAAAATACATTGGAGTTTTGATGCTATCATTTCAGATGTTTATAGTAATTTTATTTTTCAAGAAGAATTATATAACTATTATCACCAATCAAATAGCTCTTATGTCCCACTAAAACTTACCTTTAGAGATTATGTCCTTACATTAAAAAATCAAGAAGAAACTTCATTTTATGAAAATGCAAAAAACTATTGGTTGAAAAAAATCAAAACATTGCCTTCTGCTCCAATGCTACCATTAAAAAGAGATTTGTCAGAAATAGAAAAACCACATTTTAAGCGCTTAAAATTTACTATGGAGAATACTCAATGGAAAATAATTAAACAAAAATCAAAAACCTATGGTCTAACTACCACAAGCGTTTTATTAACAGTATTCTCTCATATACTTCATCGTTGGAGTAGAAATCCTGATTTTACTTTAAATATGACAGTTTTTAATCGCCCACCTTGGCATAAAGAGATGGATAAAATTGTAGGAGACTTTACAATTACCATGCTCTTAGGAATTGATGCTTTAAGTGGAGATAATAAAATCTTTAAAGATCTTGCAAAAAACATTCAATCAAAATTATTTACTGATTTAGAACACCGTTTATATAGTGGAGTAAATGTTATGCAACAATGGTCTAAGATTAGTGGTAATAAACAAATTGCTCCTATTGTTTTTACCAGCGCTTTAACAGTAGGAGATATTAGTTCTAAGCTAGATGCAGATAAAAATCAACTGGGTCAAATGACTTATTCTATTACCCAAACACCACAAGTTTTATTAGATCATCAAGTATATGAAGAAGATGGAAAACTTATTATACATTGGGATTATGTAGAAGAGGCATTTGAAAAAAATTTACTTTCTATAATGTTTGACTCTTATATAAATGCTTTAAATCTTTTAGGAAAAGATAATACAAGTTGGGAAGAAGAACTATCTATTCATATGCCATCACTACAAAAAGAGTTACGTATTTCATATAATAATACAAAAGATGAAGAGTTATTAAACCTTTCAAATAAACCCATTTATTATTCTTTTATTGAACAAGTTAAAAAACAAGCAACTGCAACAGCAATAGTATCTACTAATAAAACTTTAACATATGAAGAGTTAGCGTATAGAGCCTATGCTTTAAATATACAATTACAAAAAAGAGGTCTAGGTGTGGGAGATAATATTGCAATTATTTTACCTAAAGGGTGGCAACAAGTTGTAGCAGTATTAGGAGTACTTGCTAGTGGAGCAAGCTATATTCCAATAGATAATAACTCTCCCAAACAAAGACTTAATAAGATACTAAAAGATACTAATTGTAAATATGTTATTAGTATAGAACAATGCTACAAATCTTTATCATTAACTGACGAGATAATATGTTTATTTATAGAAGATGAGTTAGCTAAAAAAGATCCCCAAGCAGTAGATTTTTGGCCAATTAAACATACTAATGATGATATTGCATATATTATATATACTTCAGGTTCAACAGGGATGCCAAAAGGTGTGATGATGAGCCATAATTCAGTGATGAATACAGTATTAGACATCAATAAACGATTTAATATTAATAAAGAAGATAGTATTTTTGGTTTATCTGCACTTAACTTTGATTTATCAGTATACGATATATTTGGTACACTTGCAGCAGGAGCGACTTTAGTTTTACCTGATGCAAAACAAGAAAAAAATCCACAGCATTGGCAAGAATGTTTAAAGAATCATCCTTGTACAGTATGGAATAGTGTTCCTGCTTTACTTCAAATATTTTTAGAATATGCACCAAATAAAACTATTTTAGAATCCTTTAAAACCGTAATGGTTAGTGGAGATAAAATTCCTTTAAATCTAGTTAACATAGTCTATGAAAAGATGCCTAATACACATCTTTTTAGTTTAGGGGGTGCAACAGAAGCTGCAATTTGGTCTATATATTATCCAATCAAAAAACTCACTAATAATTTTAAAAATATTCCCTATGGAATACCTCTTAGTAATCAAAGCATACATATCTTAGATGAGAATTATCGACCTTGCCCTGATTATGCAGTAGGTAAATTATATATTGGAGGTATTGGTTTATCAAAAGGTTACTTTAATGATAAGATAAAAACACACAAGCACTTTATACAAAATCCTCATACAAAAGAATTTTTATATGACACAGGAGATTTAGGCTCATTTAATCCGTCAAATGGTGGTTATGTTGAATTTAAAGGAAGAGAAGATAATCAAATTAAACTTAGTGGATTTAGAATTGAATTAGGTGAAATAGAAAATAATTTAAATGAACATCCAAATATTAACAAAGCTATTGTTGTATTAGTTGAAGATAAAAGCTTAAAAAAATCTAAACAAGTTTTAGTTGCTTATATAGTAACAAATAAAATAATAGATGAAAATAAAATTAAACAATATCTTAATGATCATTTACCAGAGTATATGATTCCTAGATTTTATATTACTTTAGATGAAATACCATTAAGTATTAATGGAAAAATTGATTATAAACATTTACCAAAAATAGATATTCTAGAAAAATACCATGCAAATTATGTAGCACCTAAAAATAAATTAGAAACAACTATCCAAAATATTATTTCAGAACACTTATCTATTGAAAAAGTTAGTGTTGAAGAGAGTTTATTTGATTTAGGTGCTACTTCTTTAGATGTGGTAACTATACATAATCAATTAGAAACAAAATTAAATATAAACTTATCAATTTTAGATTTATTTGATAAACCAACAATAAGAACACTTTGTCTTCATATTGAACAAAAAGATAATCAAGTCAATAATATTTTAACTCAAGCAAGACAAAAAGCTAAAACTACTAGCCGAAGACAAAGATTAATACAAAGACAAAATAAAATAGGAGAAGAGAATGAACTATAA